Below is a genomic region from Rhineura floridana isolate rRhiFlo1 chromosome 5, rRhiFlo1.hap2, whole genome shotgun sequence.
aattgtaatgcaatgcaatacaatataaaaaataaaagaagcaataagatacaattaaaaatcgatATGAACTGCTATGTACCATGGAGATGCCTGTGCCTTGTTAGTCTCCAGCTCCCTGTGTGTCACAAGGGTGCCATCTACTGGCAAGTAAAAGTTATAACAAGAGGCATGTTTCCCAATGACAACAGGTTTGAGTGGGTTTGCAAGTGAGGATTTCTCAAGCCAGCGCTGTGGCTAGACTCCTGAAGTCtgcattcaacaacaacaacagaaacctTTATTAttgcggctaggagtgccttttaccagcttcagctggtaagatagctgtgaccgtttctggaccaggatggcctgaccactgttgtccacgcactggtaacctccaggctggattactgtaatgcgctctatgtgggactgcactTGAGGCTTgtggaaggtgcagctggtgcataaTGTGGCAGCAcaaatgctcactggggcagggtatcaccaatatgttacccttctgctgaaagaattgtgctggcttcctattagctactgggccacgttcaaggttctggtttttggtctacaaagccctatgcagcttgggaccaggatacctgaaagatcatctcaccccttatattctcagtcaatcactatgctctgcaggtgagggcctcctgcagataccatcttatcaggaggtctgttccacacaacgtgggaaacggacctttagtgtagtggcacgcgccctttggaatttcctctccttaaaaattagacaggcaccatctctgttatctttttggagcctactgaagaccttcatttttcaacaaaccttttttaagtagagaccttatcccagtctacatttgtgttggaattgctttttaaagctgttcttttttaaaaaagatattttaatattttttaaagtattttgtttttaatatgttttagagtgcttttaatgtttttgtttgccaccctgggctccttttgggagggaagagcaggatataaatttaataaataataatattatatgGTCACAGACTCATAAAAAGGAATGAAAGCATCAAAATCATACAGGGTGGTAGTCAACGCTAGccctattcagagtaaacccattgaagttaagagGCATGATTAATagtggttcattaatttcagtgggtctactctgagtaggacttaattgaatacaacctacAATTTCTAACATACACTTCATTATACAAGGaatgaaaaaaagaaatataGTTAAATTAACAAAATCTCTTTACGGGTCTTTGCAACTGAAAAAAAGAAATCTGGCAGCTGTTTCCAGTATTATTTTGTTCCTGTCAGGGCAAACACCATTCAGAAGTCCTTCCTGGGTATTTTAGTAGGATGGGAGTGAATTTTTTGCTTATCGCTGAAAACGTTGCCTACAGAAAGAGCATGTATTAATGCTTCTAGTGCTCCATCCCCACAGGGACAAAGCCATTCATTATATGGAGTGCCCCAAATGATATTTAGGGTGCCTCCACTGCAagtatttcataataaaataaacaaataaataaattgtgcgcGCGCGCTTGCGTGCATACACATGCGTCTTAACGAATGGTTGCGGACACTTACCTTTGCCCTGGCGTTGAGACCTTGAAGAATTATTTGCGGTGCAGTTCTGCAGAGAGTTCTGTTGCTGTGTTCATTGTGTTGTGCttgattgtttgtttttaagcaaaGTTTTTAAGAGTTGTTTTATTGTGATAATATTTTATTACCATGGTCTCAAGCCACCCTGTGCTCCATTCTGGAAGCTTGGGAAATAAATCTATCAAATAAAAGAATAAAtcattggtggctggtgcccacgggGACAGGGAGCcaaggcaggcagagccaaccgaTTCTAGTTTGCCCCCTTTCTCGTCCCTGTTGAGTTCTGCAAAGGCAACACTGACACTGAGGaagtgacagccagggccaccccctgcacTGGTTGTgggtaaggaggcaggcaggcaggtgaggactGCCTGTGGGCAGACTTTGGCTGGAGGGGCAGAGCCCCATTCGCCCTCATAGATCAGCCTCCCCTGAAACTGCTATGGATATCTGTGTGTAACTGCTGTCTGTCTGCCTTACCTGCAGGTTCCAGTTGTCTCCAGGACGATCCGGAGTTTGAGCCAAGCGTACAGAAGCCTGGTAGTTTATGGTATGGATAACCTGACCTCTTCTGATGGCGGGACGGACTCATGCACCTACCATGAAGAGTTCAAGCAGATCCTGCTGCCTCTGGTCTACTCCGTGGTCTTTgtcttggggctgcccttgaacttCATTGTCATCGTCCAGATCTGGCTGTCCCGGAAGGCGCTGACTCGCAACACCATCTACATGCTGAACCTGGCGGTGGCTGACTTACTGTATGTCTGTTCCCTGCCGCTCCTCATCTATAACTACTCCCAGAAGGACTACTGGCCCTTTGGCGATTTCACGTGCCGGTTCGTGCGCTTCCAGTTCTACACCAACCTGCACGGCAGCATTCTCTTCCTCACCTGCATCAGCATCCAGCGCTACCTGGGGATCTGCCACCCCCTCTCCACCTGGCacaaaaagagggggaaagggttcACCTGGCTGGTGTGCGGGGTCGTTTGGTTCCTTGTCATTGCCCAGTGCTTGCCCACCTTCATCTTCGCCTCCACCGGGACCCAGAGGAACCGGACGGTCTGCTACGACCTCAGCCCCCCAGACCGCTCTGCCAACTACTTCCCTTACGGCATCACCTTGACGGTCACGGGGTTCTTGATCCCCTTCGTCTCCATCTTGGGGTGCTACTGCTGCATGACCAAGATCCTCTGCCAGAAGGACGAGATGATTGGGCTGGCCGTCCGCAAGAAGAAAGACAAGGCCATCCGGATGATCATCATCGTGGTGCTGGTCTTTGCCATCAGCTTCTTTCCCTTCCACCTCACCAAGACGATCTACCTGATCATCCGATCCATACCAGGGGTCCATTGCCTCACCAGGCAGGCCTTCGCCATCACCTACAAGTGCACCAGGCCTTTTGCCAGCATGAACAGCGTTCTGGACCCCATCCTCTTTTACTTCACCCAGCGCAAGTTTCGGGAAAGCACCAGGCACCTCTTGGATAAAGTCAGTTCCAAATGGAAGCATGACTCGTGAGGGACAGGCATGAGTGGAGTGTGGAAGCAAGCAGGCTCCTGCGCCAAGGAAGGGTTGGTGATGCTCCAGCTGTGTGGCTCCAAGGGCCACCTATTAGGCAACCTCTCTCACTGCAGGCACCTCGTCTCCCATCCAGAGGGAACGATCAGTCTAGCGTAACTAAGAGCCCAAAGACCTCGCTCTGGTTGCCATGCCAACCCCCTCAGAAGGCCTTAGCTCCTTTGCCGAGCAGGCGAATGTTACTGTGTAAATAACTGGACACCAGGACATTCCTCTCTCCTTTGCGCCATGGCTGTGAGGAACCGCTCGTCCTGGTTTTGGAGATGGCCGTTCCATGACTGCCTCCACAATTCCTTCATAGATCTTCATGTGTTGGAAGAATGACCAAGAAGCAGAGCGAGTAGAGGGCAGTGAGAAGAAACGCTACTGACACAACGTTAGGGACAAAGGAAACtgctttgtaccaagtcagaccattggcccacctagcgcagtactgtctatactgactggcagcagctctctggggtttcaggcaggggtcacctgcctggggttgaacctgggactttctccaTGCAGACCACTGAGCTCTGTCAACAGGCACCTTTAGGAGAGAAGATCCTAAGCTAATCTCTTTCCTGAGATATTTCAGATGTAATAAATGGGGTCTAGAGGACTGGGGATGGGTTGAGGAActcgctttttttttttaaaaaaagcctttggGGCTTAGCTAGGCCATGTTCAAGAAACAGTATTATTACCCTTCTACGAAGAAAGGGCCCTAGTCTTTCAGATCGCTTGTCAAATCAGGGAGTTCCAAACATGACCTGTGAACAGATTCTTTGACCACAGATCTGCCACATACCCACCGGGTACCCATTCTGAAGACTGTGGGAGTTGCCATTGGATGAAACATGGCCCCAACACACTTCACTTCGATGAGTTCAGAAACAGGGTGTTGTGccatccaccaccacatttcctaAAGGGACCCTGTTAGGTGTGATCAATGTTGGCTGGCTTAATGTCCTTTCTGTGTGTCCTCGTgtcctccctgctcccctcctcaCACCCCCCTTTAATTCATTACGTTGCAATGAATTACAGACATACAACTACAACTTAATATACGTTGGCTGCTGTTTAACAAGCCCGTTGAGCAGCAAACAGGAAACGCCTTGTGAGAAAGTTGTGCACAAATCTGCAcatgcaccacacagcctgaaaCCCGGGGTGCAGAACTGACCTTCCTAAGAATGGCAGCATTCTCCTTTATGTGCTGTAAAGGACGCAAGTTCCTAGTCTTTCTGGTTGCAGAGAAATGCATTAGGAAAATGTGCAGTGGTGCGCcaatccagatgcccatgggtgCTCTGATACATACATAGAGTTCTTGTGTACGTAGGCTACTCTGCtcatgcctccactgttggaagcagtgtgtctctcaataccagttgctgtggatcacaagtgaagagagtgttgttgcactcaggtcctgcttgtgagtgtCCCATAatgagcatctgattggccgctgtgagacTAGAacgttggactagataggcctttggcttgAATCTGATCTTGCTGCAGAGATCTTCTTATGCCAGTGCCCCATAGGTGTACACTTTGGGGTCAGGGTGCCTAAAGGTACACTGCAGGGCAATGGGTGTTGTAAGTAAAACTGCCAATGCCTAAATGTGTTTGGTCCAATATGCTGGTTCTGAATGCTTGGTTGGGATCCACAACAGTGTTGCAGTGGGTCACGACAGCAGCCCTATCACCATGCAAATATATTGGACCATACAAGTATTTGGTAAAATGTGAAGAAGTAGGTCTCCAAATACATGTTTAGGCTAGAGGTGGATCCCAGGTGTGAAAAGGTTTAAAGGCTACCGCTTTAGTGTGCTTACAAGTATTtaatttatttcctttttaatAAAGTTAAAATACACATGGCAGGTGCCCACCAATTTGTGTTCGACTAAGGGAAATGAAATGCTATATGTTCTCCAGTTTGTACTGAACCCAGGAAAAACCAGCACCCACACTTCCAGCCAGGAAAGCAGTTGAAGCCTCCTGTCCGTCAACCTATAAAATCATGTGCACCTGGAGGGTGAGGCTGCTGTTGCTAGGGCAACCAATTGCTCATTCCACTTCTCCTGTTTGATTGGCACATGCAGTGGAGGGAAAGATGCCACTTTTTATTTGTcagaagggatgggtgagaatttcaattcagtttgcatttcaagcacaatctatcaaatttgcactttccaaaacaatatgaaatttGCGTGTattagaattttgagatgcagttcgccaactaaacaatatttataaaaatgcatatattaggggaaagtatatgagtgaaaataacatacaaaatgcattatatgatgagaaactgcttgcaaaaatgtgttcctttgtcaaaactgcctacaaaaatgtgtttatttggagaaatttgcactaaaatggtgaagaattttcatgaggatttaaaaaaaaaaatttgcagattgctgcagaaatgtagaggactgaatttaacattaggaaagtgagaaacagagaactgaaactgacaaatctttccatccctacttgtcaGTCATTCCAGTGCCTTGGCACTCATTGGTCGGAGCACTGAATGGCAAGTGTGGATTTgttacagccttgcaaatggaaTACATAGAAATTAACAGGGAACCCAGGAGTGCTGTTAATGTTGCGAAGATACTTGGGTGGATGCGCCTCAGGTTCACCAGCATGATCTGCTTATCTCAGCCAGTTTTGGCAAATACTTATACCTGGTACCCAGGGTACTAAAAGCATCAAATAGCCTAGCAGGTTAAAAGACGATTTAGTGTCCTGAAAAGGAACTCCTTTATCTGAGGCACACCCTGCAAATAGTATGGCATCTCTAATAGCACCAGGTTATTCCCAAGGCTGACAAGTCAACAGAGTGGGAAGACGGTGTAGTGGTTGCAGTGTTAGACTAGAACTGGGGtgccccaggttcaaattccccacTCAGTagtgaagtgcactgggtgaccttggccattGTTCCTCTCACccacctaacccacctcacaaggttgttgtgggaaTGCAGTGAGAGTGGGGAGAACTATGTGCACTATTCTGAGTGCATAccaggaaaggcaggataaaaatgtagtaAGCAAAGTAGAAGAAAGCTCAACCGAAAGCAGTTTGGGAAAGATGTTAGATCTGAATTCTTGGCACAATTTCAGTCTGATTAATTGGGCTGGTTGAcagaggccagtgtggtgtagtggttaagatgttgaactacgacctgggagaccagggttcgaatccccacatagccatgaagctcactgggtggctttgggccagtcactgcctctcagcctcatgaaaaccctattcacagggtcgccataagtcgggatcgacttgaaggcagtacatttttttacaCAATTGGGCTGGTCTGGGGGTGTTGAACAAGTTGCCAGCATGGTGCTCAACTCCACCCAATATTTAACAGCACAGTAGGAAAACAGAGAAAGAGGTCTTCCTGGTAGAAGCAATGACCTTGAACAATGTTCTCTAGTAGTAACTTTGCTTCATAGGGGATCCCAAAAGAAGGAGACCTGAAACCTTTTCGAAAGATTGGCCGCCTGTGGTTTTTTCCTAAGCTTATAACAGAGGtaccaaaaattaaaaacacaggtTTTACTTGCCTCATTAATAAGCCTCCTGACATGATTGCCAAATTTAAATTTTTGAAGGTCTAATATGTGTTTCTGAAAACATCAAGGGAAGCATTAGACCTTTAATACGAAGAACATCACAACTCAGTCTGTCAAGGCTTACCTGCAGAAATATGCTGCTGTCAAAGCCTTTACAGAAGCACTTCAAGGGGCAGATATGAAACTATATGAAATTAGTTAATTAGTTAGATATGAAATTAGTTACTGCTTCCTTTTCCCTTATGAACAAAACGTGGAAAATGTCCACCTTCAGGGAAAGAATAGAGCTGCCAAGGATCTGAATCTTAGCATTGCAAAACTGGAaaccagggaaggggaacctcccCCAAACCCCATAGGCCAACTTTGGCAATTGTGTGGGACTGCCcacttgtcagtcacctgacattatGATGATATCAGATCAGATCACAACTTCAAATGAGCTCGCTCTCAGTGCCCATCAGCTGAGAGGAAGTAGCTTTGAAGGTGCActgtcagtgccaatcagctgacagTGCACTGTCGAAGGACCTCTTTGAAGTCCATTTCAAAGTGAGGTTTGCATTCATCCTGCACCTAGAAATGGAGCAGAAAAACCTTTGCAGATACAGTTTGAATCCAAACCATTCCTGCAAATGGTGTGGTTTGGGCAGGTGGCCGTGGATTAGCAAAAATGGCCTTGTGAGCCAAACGGGGAGATCTGCTGGGCCTACTTTGGCTCAAAGGCCGGAGGTTCCCCAAGGCTGCTGGAACCAGCACTAGGATCTGATGAAGGTCACTCTGGTGACAGCAGCAAGAGAGATCACTAGATCAGGAGGAAATTTTGCTGCAAGTGGAGCATCATTGACTGCCATTTCATCACCAGCAGGTCAACACCTAGggatgtaggaagctgctttatgctgaatggtccatctagttcagtatagcccacactgactggcagcagctcttcagggtttcaggcaggagtctctcccagccctacctggagatgctgctggggtttgaacctgggaccttctgcatgcaaagcaaatatcTACTTCCCTGCGCTTTGGGCCTTTCACAAAGGTTCCCTTACTTGTCTGGTAACGTTAATCCTGTCTGATTGTTTCTGCGATGCTTCTTGAAATGGCAGTGCGGCTGTATTGGGAGGATGGAGAgcttttagccctccagatgtggctggactacaactcccatgagtcctcaccactggctgaggctgatgggagttggagtccaaaagcaTCCAGAGAGTCGCAGGTTTCCCAGTGCTGTTATATTGGGACAATTGCCACTTCTGTTCTCAgccatttatatgctgccttagAATTTAGCTCCCTCAGAATGTGTATCAATCTCTGCTGCTGAATTAGTTTCATTAACACTGTTCATCTGTACTAGCATTTTGGATTTTGTTATGCTGGACCCTTTCACCTATGGGggtcttttctctcttttaaatACCCTGGGGAGTGTTGTGGAAGGCATTTCCTGATGGGCAGTTTTAGCCAGGAGTCCACAAATTTTAGAAGCTGAGCATAACCAGGATGAGTCCCTGGGCCCATCCAGGTTGGAGCTGAGGGCTTGTCCCCTACAGGTTCACTGTCATTGCCAGAGGTGAGTGGGATATTTGCTATCTGCGAATAGGTCACCtccgcaccatgcatttaaaacacattcacaccactagggttgccaggttcatggcctgagactgatcctgtatctttaggagaagagaaagtcagccaagtgcagatgttcttgcaacagtgtaatgggaagaaccacaaggtggaattctcccttccccctgcacaacttttaaagatacagaagacctcttggttgccaggcccggcctccaagaggatctttaaaagttgggggggggaagggagaattccaccttgtggtttttcccattacagggttgcaagaacacctgcacttggctgactttctcttctcctaaagatacaggatcagtctcaggccaagaacctggcaaccctacacaccacttaaacagttgtggcttcttcCGCAAGTGATTTGTAGTTCACCCTtctcagagctataattcccagcatcctttaacaaattacagttcccaggattctttggaggaagccatgtgctttaaatgtgtggtgtggatgtgacatagcaactctgagatcaaaTGCTTCACATCTTtcatttaacttttaaactggttCTCCTGAAGCTCTTGTCCTCTTGCAATTGCACAGAGCATTTTTCTTCAGTTTTGCTTTTAGCTGCTAATGTTGTTCTGGCCAGCAAAGGGAGATTGCCTAATCCTCCCTTGTTGGTCTTGGGGAGGAGGATATATTGATCATGCAAAAACTCAGGTCTGAGCCATCTGAGGTCCGTGCAAACCTAACCCTTTTTGAGATTCTTTGTTTCCCATTTCTTATGTATTTGGCAGTGCAGAACTCCCGATTTAAATGCCTCTCCGTATATTTGGTTTCTTGTTCTCTCTCATTGTTTACACGGATATAGATCCATTTTGGGGTAGGGAGCcttcttcagcctgagggccacattccctcatggcaaCATTGTGGGGGCCGCATGCcacaggtgggcagagccagaggcagaagCGGATAGAGCAATGAACGTGATTGTTTCCTTTGTTTAGGAGGCTGCGTACaccccagccaagcaaaagccagAGATTTCTGAACACAGATCTCTCCACCCAGGCATGCAAGAGCCGTTATCAGAGTGcagggacacatttcagccaggcaaaagcattcaaggagggtgctcatcagggccagtgaggagcgtGATCTCAGGAAAGCCCTGATGGCCTGTAAGAGAGGCCTTGTGGGGGGAGCAGATCTGAGGTTCCCAACCTCTAATCTATTTGCATTGCCCCATTGATCCTGTCTCATTTATTGATAGGGTCTTTTGCCCTCTGGCTTCACCTGAGCCAGGAGAACATCTGCATGGTTCAGCCAGGACTAATGGGATTGTTTCTCCTTCACAAACCAACGTCAGTTTTCCAAGTCCGGCAGCACCAGGTGGCTGACTCAGGGCAGCCCCATGAGTAGAACTACTTTCAGACTCCAACCTACTCAACTCCTGAGTCAATCCATCTATATGTATTCTCCCACCCACCTCCTTGCCTTCAACTACTATCTCATTTCTGTACAAATATACCAAATTAGGTGAAACAAAtgtgacctgcaacaaaatgttgcagtgtatcctccaCACCTCCAAGCAGAAGTGCTTCTGTTCAGAGTTCCACCCAGCAAGCCATGGTCTTCCCCCAGGATGCTATAATCCAgttgtgaggaacctttttcagcctgatggccgatggtggctggtggctccatgtcagtgagacagtggaatccactccaggttttagtccaaactttcaaagaacaCCTTGGAGAaccccttgaaagtttggactaaaacttggaccagattccactgacatggagccaccaaccgccACTGCTGAGTTTCTCTTCTATAGAACCTTCCGGGTGGCACAtgcccagtggtgggcagagccagaagcaaaagtgggtggagcaacagatgttaaTTTCTCCTTTTTACCATAGACttgcttctacacacacacagaccatcCCTCTCCCCAGCAAGCAAGAAGAATTGTCAGAGATCAAGGGCACATTCTGTCAGAGCGAAAACACCCAAAGAGAGGGCAAAGCAAGGATGGTGGTGGTTGTGGCCTGGGGTAGGGTTGGGCGAGaagttctattcagtttgcaataAAAGCTGAATTGataaaatctgcactttccgaaacaatatgagaaccgaaacacagacgTCCTTCAGAATTCCCCCTTACCCAAATTTTGccctgcagttctccaaccaatgtttacaaaaatgcatatattaggataaattgcttgcaaaaatgtctactttattcaaaactgcataaaaatgtataaggagaaattcacgctaatatgctgaagaattttgatgaggattttttttaaaaaaaatcagaaattgctgcagaaatgtggagaactgcatttatttttcattttcatttcattttattaaatttatataccgcccatagccgaagctccctgggcggttcacaacaaccagcataaaatacaatgaaacacatatttaaaacagttttttaaaagcttaaaatataaacttaaaaacataaacatttttacacatactaaaatgcctgggaaaatttaagattagaaaaatgagaaactgggaggatTTCATCCcctgcctggggagagtcccaagagccgaCAGAGAGGCCCGGAGTCTGCATTCTgaccctgggcctgaagttccatATTCTTCTATAAGCACGTAAATGACTCAAGCAGGGCATTGCATCATCCACCCACCCCTcagttttccattttctttttcctgCTCATACACAACATTTCTGTAGCTATCGAGCATGCTCATTCCTCATTGGGCTCAGCGTATgtgtaatataaaaataaaaatctgaagATGTAGGGGCTGCCCTGACCATGCTGATACCTCACTGCCTGCTTTTAGAGGGAGGAATACCTTATTTTGCAACCAGACTGCATGAACATGTAGGCAAATATGAGAATATGAGTTCCCCAAAATGCTGTGTGCCTTCTGTGGCAAGACATTCCCAATATCCTCCCTTTCATTTCAAGTTTCGTCTATATAAACAACTAGATATCCTACTTGAAGTTTTCCCTTACTACGTCCTTGAAGTTTGTTGCTGTGGGTTAAGGATTTGTGAGTGTCTTTGAAAGCTCTTTGTGCACAGTGTTTGTGCAACTTCCTACTGTCCTCTCTAAATAAAATGGCATTATGTTGTTGCCTTTTCTAGCTTTGCTATGTACACACATGTTCAAGCAAACAGGTTTAGAATCCATTTAACATAAAACCAATAGCTTATGGAGTGGGTCAGTTTGATCCTCTGGGGTGACCACAGTATGTCACCCTAATGAAGGCAGTTTGGGGTCAAACGAGGATGAGATCAGTGTGCTGGAGCAGCTAAAGATTGGGGATTTGGATAtgggaaacccaggttcaaagAAATAACTTAGCTATCCAGGTATTCTTGGACTCTTCaccaatctctcagcctaacctacctcacagggctgttgtgaggagtgCTTTTCAGAGGTCCACTTTTAAGAAGAGACTGACCTTTTAGTGTCCCATTTTGTTCTTTGGAACAGGAAGCTGCTCTATACTGTCtatactgagtggcagtggctgttcaggatttcaggcaggacacTACCTCTAGGTccctgggattgaacctaggaccttctgcaagcaaggcagggactctaccactgagctccagcccttctTGGATTGTACTCCCCAAACACCACCTGGCCCCAGTTTACTTTATTGTTCtccttgccggggggggggggcagccagGGGTTGAATACAGAAAACTATTTGcttggaatggaaatggaaatagcctgccttcaagtcagtcctcaCTTATGgcttccctatgaatagggatttcatggtaagtggtactagaaaccaagccctatgaggagagactgaaagaactgggcgtgtttagcctgaagaaaagactgaggggagatatgatagcactcttcaagtacatgaaaggttgtcacatggaggaggaccaggatctcttcttgatcatccaagagtgcaggacacggaataatgggctcaagttgcaggaagccagatttcaactggacatcaggaaaaaactttctaactgttagagccatacgacaatggaaccaattacctagagaggtagtgggctctctgacactggaggccttcaagaggcagctggacagccatctgtcgggaatactttgatttggattcctgcattgagcagggggttggacttgatggccttataggccccttccaactctactattctatgattctgcgtTCCACTTCAAATAAGTACAATGACTCATATGTGCACTTTTACACGGCAGATGATGATTTTATGATAATTGTGGACCAATTTGATACTCCCACCAGGTGAGTTTCTTTccagtaaaatggaaatggactgccttcaagtcgatcccgacttatggtgaccctatgaatagggatttcatggtaagcggtattcagagggggtttcccattgcctccttctgaggctagtcctccccagctggctagggcctgctcagcttgccacagctacacaagccagccccttccttgtctgcaactgccagctggggggcaactgggctccttgggactgtgcagcttgcccccggctgcacaggtggcagggcacgtcacccctgagccactctctgtgAGGTGAtttttagttggcccttgacacccaggagacccgagcagggatttgaactcacagactctggactcccagccaggctctcctctccgctgtgctataccagctgttttgcttggaaaagtggggtaaaaatacttaaataaaataaaccacagaTTCTAGCAGCAGGGCCTTGCTCCCTTTGCCAATGAGCataactttttttattttgtagCAGTAACACTAGCTGTGTGACCATTTCTGGCTTTCTCAGAGACTGAAACCTAGATCAATATTGTACATTGGCCACAGACCTTTACAATATTATTAAACTcatttaaaatactaaaagaaaCATAAGCTTTAAAACAGGCCAGGAAATCAGCATTAAATATCCCACTTAACAGCATTCTTATAACTGTTGAAACAATCATATTAAAAGGTCTAAATTTTT
It encodes:
- the P2RY6 gene encoding P2Y purinoceptor 6; this encodes MDNLTSSDGGTDSCTYHEEFKQILLPLVYSVVFVLGLPLNFIVIVQIWLSRKALTRNTIYMLNLAVADLLYVCSLPLLIYNYSQKDYWPFGDFTCRFVRFQFYTNLHGSILFLTCISIQRYLGICHPLSTWHKKRGKGFTWLVCGVVWFLVIAQCLPTFIFASTGTQRNRTVCYDLSPPDRSANYFPYGITLTVTGFLIPFVSILGCYCCMTKILCQKDEMIGLAVRKKKDKAIRMIIIVVLVFAISFFPFHLTKTIYLIIRSIPGVHCLTRQAFAITYKCTRPFASMNSVLDPILFYFTQRKFRESTRHLLDKVSSKWKHDS